One Helianthus annuus cultivar XRQ/B chromosome 7, HanXRQr2.0-SUNRISE, whole genome shotgun sequence genomic region harbors:
- the LOC110887589 gene encoding uncharacterized protein LOC110887589: MTGVPRDIAQHCLNIKPSVDPVIQGRRSFSEEKAKAMDEQVTELLNAGILRKVKYHTWVANPVMVQKHNGGWRMCVDFKDLNKACPRDCYALPEIDKKVDSLASFRWKCFLDCYKGYHQVQMKEEDEEKTAFRTDKGIYCYTKMPFGLRNAGATYQRLMDTIFSEDIGKTVEVYMDDLVIMSHEEETMLHNIQRTFDSLRSVNLKLNPTKCSFGMEEGKFLGFIVTKDGFKVNPEKVQTIQQMPSPATVKEMQRLAGRLAALNRFLANHAAKSYPFISTLRNCGKKTPFQWTPEAEAAFKQMKEYLIQLPTLTAPKEKEPLILYLSAAEVAVGVVLMVERENIQTPIYYISKMLTGPETRYSMIEKLVLALVHASRRLRRPRPAIKGQVLADFATEVPVDKVQECEAIQNPTPVFDDRVWTLHTDGASNDDGAGAGLRLVSPDNHELTYAIRLDFQSTNNEAEYEAFLAGLRLALKMGAKNLEANVDSKLVAEQVNGRYDAKGEAMALYLEQARMLINQFQTFKVNHINRSENKHADALSKFGLPLRIISDNGTNFAAEDLQKWFKEMNIEHSFTSVAHPQANGQVESINKQIVDGIKARLGTARRGWVDELPNILWVHRTMPKTSTGETPFSLVYGSEAVIPAEIGLPSPRMLAMEKQDNEQERRMDLDPLEERRENAAIAEARYKSKLERYYNARVRICTFVPGDFVLRDNEASNAEKPGKLAPRWEGPYVINEVLGKGAYTLKRVDRTLVPSTWNAQQLRRCYM; this comes from the exons ATGACGGGGGTACCACGCGATATCGCGCAACATTGTTTAAACATCAAACCATCAGTAGATCCGGTCATTCAGGGAAGGCGCAGCTTCAGCGAAGAAAAAGCAAAAGCGATGGACGAGCAAGTAACAGAATTGCTCAACGCGGGAATCTTGCGCAAAGTGaaataccatacatgggttgcCAATCCAGTCATGGTGCAAAAACATAACGGCGGatggagaatgtgtgtcgacttcaaagacctcaacaaagcatGCCCTAGAGACTGCTATGCGCTCCCGGAAATAGACAAGAAAGTCGATTCTTTAGCATCATTCAGGTGGAAATGCTTTCTCGACTGCTATAAGGGTTATCACCAGGTCCagatgaaagaagaagatgaagaaaaaaccGCATTTCGCACAGACAAAGGCATCTACTGTTACActaaaatgccgtttgggttgcgcaacgcaggCGCCACATATCAACGCCTAATGGACACAATCTTTAGCGAGGATATTGGCAAAACTGTCGAAGTATATatggatgacctcgtcatcatgagtCATGAAGAGGAGACGATGCTCCACAATATCCAGCGCACATTCGATTCCTTACGAAGCGTAAATTTAAAATTGAACCCGACAAAATGCTCCTTCGgaatggaagaaggaaagttttTGGGTTTCATAGTTACCAAAGACGGTTTTAAAGTCAATCCAGAGAAGGTACAGACCATTCAGCAAATGCCATCACCAGCAACAGTCAAAGAAATGCAAAGGCTTGCCGGACGATTAGCAGCTCTAAATAGATTTTTGGCCaatcatgcagcaaaatcttacccATTTATCAGTACGCTGCGAAACTGCGGTAAGAAAACTCCCTTTCAATGGACACCCGAAGCAGAAGCAGCTTTCAAGCAAATGAAAGAATATTTAATCCAATTACCAACACTGACCgcgccaaaagaaaaagaaccatTAATCTTGTATCTGTCAGCCGCGGAGGTGGCAGTAGGCGTAGTATTAATGGTAGAGCGGGAAAACATTCAGACTCcaatctactacatcagcaaaatgCTTACCGGACCTGAAACTCGTTATTCAATGATAGAAAAGCTGGTTTTAGCGCTAGTACACGCATCCAGACGCTTGCGCAG ACCAAGACCAGCAATCAAAGGGCAAGTTCTGGCAGATTTCGCCACCGAAGTTCCCGTTGATAAAGTGCAAGAATGTGAGGCAATCCAAAATCCAACGCCTGTTTTTGACGACAGAGTCTGGACCTTACACACTGATGGGGCGTCCAATGACGACGGAGCAGGAGCAGGTCTCCGATTAGTCAGCCCGGATAATCACGAACTCACATATGCTATCCGCTTGGATTTCCAAAGTACTAACAACGAAGCGGAATATGAAGCATTTCTAGCAGGTCTTCGTCTAGCACTCAAAATGGGAGCAAAAAACCTTGAAGCTAACGTTGACTCAAAGCTAGTAGCTGAACAAGTTAACGGTCGCTACGACGCGAAGGGTGAGGCTATGGCGTTGTACCTCGAACAAGCGCGGATGTTAATTAATCAATTTCAgacattcaaagtcaatcacataaacagaagcgagaacaaaCATGCTGACGCGCTAAGCAA ATTTGGGTTACCATTGCGCATTATTTCCGATAATGGCACAAACTTTGCTGCAGAAGACcttcaaaaatggttcaaagaaatgaaTATTGAGCACAGCTTCACCTCCGTCgcacatcctcaagcgaatggtcAGGTCGAAAGCATAAACAAACAGATCGTCGACGGTATAAAAGCGCGACTGGGGACAGCGCGCAGAGGGTGGGTTGACGAGCTTCCCAACATCCTCTGGGTGCATCGAACAATGCCAAAGACTAGCACCGGAGAAACTCCGTTCAGTTTAGTCTATGGGTCAGAAGCCGTCATTCCAGCCGAAATAGGCCTACCCTCGCCGCGCATGTTAGCAATGGAAAAGCAGGACAATGAGCAAGAACGGAGGATGGATTTAGACCCTCTGGAAGAAAGACGCGAGAACGCGGCCATAGCAGAAGCAAGGTACAAGTCCAAGTTAGAGAGATATTACAACGCGCGTGTGCGCATCTGCACTTTTGTTCCCGGAGATTTTGTCTTACGCGACAACGAGGCTTCAAACGCTGAAAAACCCGGCAAATTAGCGCCGaggtgggaaggaccctatgtcATCAACGAAGTCTTGGGTAAAGGAGCATATACCCTAAAAAGGGTTGATAGGACTCTAGTTCCCAGCACCTGGAACGCACAACAGTTGCGCAGGTGTTACATGTAA